Proteins encoded within one genomic window of Acidobacteriota bacterium:
- a CDS encoding DUF2085 domain-containing protein, which yields MTHRRRPTAVRAGLWAVLTAIGAAAFVAGLVVSPAASDSSAAAFLFDHACSLICHQLPQRTLTTPLGPMAVCARCFGLYLGGALSLIALAVTVTGGGGVRAPSRWWLLALLPTGVDAWLHLFLGVGTGNRLRALVSLPAGAVLGWLLAYALDDLARMSRSGPSFKRRSSRARTGTLEESG from the coding sequence ATGACCCATCGGCGCCGGCCCACCGCGGTTCGCGCTGGGCTGTGGGCGGTACTGACGGCCATCGGGGCGGCGGCCTTCGTCGCCGGTTTGGTCGTCTCTCCCGCGGCGTCGGACAGCTCCGCGGCGGCGTTCCTCTTCGACCATGCCTGCAGCCTGATCTGCCACCAGCTTCCCCAGCGGACACTCACGACTCCCCTCGGGCCGATGGCTGTCTGCGCCCGCTGTTTCGGGCTCTACCTGGGAGGAGCGCTGTCGCTGATCGCCCTCGCGGTGACGGTGACGGGCGGCGGCGGGGTGCGGGCGCCTTCCCGCTGGTGGTTGCTCGCCCTGCTGCCCACCGGCGTCGATGCATGGCTCCACCTTTTTCTCGGGGTCGGTACCGGGAATCGGCTCCGGGCCCTGGTTTCACTGCCTGCCGGCGCCGTCCTGGGATGGCTGCTGGCCTACGCTCTCGACGACCTGGCGCGGATGTCTCGCTCCGGGCCGAGTTTCAAGCGCCGGTCTTCCCGGGCCAGGACCGGCACGCTGGAGGAAAGTGGATGA